From a single Rutidosis leptorrhynchoides isolate AG116_Rl617_1_P2 chromosome 5, CSIRO_AGI_Rlap_v1, whole genome shotgun sequence genomic region:
- the LOC139849608 gene encoding uncharacterized protein, which produces MPGEDDIQNPNNQLITELTSQLARLIQANSENQSQRHHDSLKISVALNNSKFSLWSRMIKVAIGEPQIASNLTQLPAAKALWNALITTYSSGKEKLQTFNLHVKANNIRQNGKSIEELWLKLQGIWGEIEMRDPNPMEHPNDIVKYNNIRSEQKLFQFLNALDHKHDNIKRELLRIEPLPTVEGAYAAIRKENAHQYIFNNKTDVLTQSGIASGLIAPASKSKDSDGHGLLSKNQRRSDYKSSSRDKDNLKCDECGMKRHSKDQCFRIIGYPEWWNDGHKKGKASIAMAATTKDNQEATTSGTITQGGFGLLAAELSSSSGRGNDGLGLGFTEPKSPKSISQTTKVGGLKQTNELGFFVPNQCQKPHLKPPSFLFDTNSPCSNDYNKTSNNKNLQTKPWGEEGKIKTKFIETLQTKSQDNISSTNIVSNKTKGNEWIIDCGATDTMMFNENDIIINTKPNKNRIKTTNGGIIQVKGGRTVEMSPTLKLKNCLYIPALSHKLLSVSHVTKELNCTVLLHPTFCILQDIRTGEIIGCGTERDGLYYVDEVTQDGSIMLAHGTPDRQAGLWHRRLGHLSAGYLHILFPSLFSSNKSIECETCILAKSHQNSFKTSNTRTECPFALIHSHVWGPARVNGGHNFRYFLLFIDDCTRMTWTYFLTNKSEVFDKFTTFSNMIQTQFQSKIQVLRSDNGGEFFNTQMKLLCEEKGIIHQATCPHTPQQKGVAERKNRILLEIKPCSND; this is translated from the exons ATGCCTGGAGAGGATGACATCCAAAACCCAAACAACCAACTTATCACAGAATTAACTAGCCAATTGGCTCGGTTAATCCAAGCCAATAGTGAAAACCAATCACAAAGGCATCATGATTCATTGAAAATCAGTGTTGCCCTTAACAACTCAAAATTTTCACTTTGGTCTCGTATGATTAAGGTTGCCATCGGAG AACCACAGATTGCAAGCAATCTGACCCAGCTTCCAGCAGCAAAGGCACTATGGAATGCTCTCATCACCACCTACAGTTCAGGCAAAGAAAAATTGCAAACATTCAATTTACATGTTAAAGCCAACAATATCAGACAAAATGGCAAATCCATTGAAGAATTATGGCTAAAACTCCAAGGAATCTGGGGAGAGATCGAAATGAGAGATCCAAATCCAATGGAGCATCCGAATGATATTGTCAAATATAATAACATCAGGTCAGAACAAAAACTCTTCCAATTTTTAAATGCCTTAGACCACAAACATGACAATATCAAACGCGAGCTTCTTAGAATTGAACCTTTACCCACTGTCGAAGGAGCTTATGCTGCAATTCGTAAAGAAAATGCACATCAATACATATTTAACAATAAAACAGATGTCCTTACCCAATCTGGCATAGCCAGTGGCCTAATAGCACCGGCATCGAAATCCAAAGATTCCGACGGCCATGGATTGCTATCAAAAAACCAACGCCGGTCAGACTATAAGTCATCATCCCGAGATAAGGACAACCTAAAGTGTGATGAGTGTGGTATGAAACGACACTCCAAAGACCAGTGCTTTAGAATCATAGGATATCCAGAATGGTGGAATGACGGGCATAAAAAGGGAAAAGCTTCCATAGCAATGGCAGCTACAACCAAAGACAACCAAGAGGCCACCACTTCTGGTACAATCACTCAAGGTGGTTTCGGATTACTTGCAGCCGAGCTATCATCTTCATCTGGTAGAGGTAACGAtgggctagggttagggtttacagAACCCAAATCGCCCAAATCAATTTCACAAACCACCAAAGTGGGCGGGTTAAAACAAACAAATGAGTTAGGGTTTTTTGTCCCAAACCAGTGTCAAAAACCCCATTTAAAACCCCCAAGTTTTTTATTCGACACGAACAGTCCCTGtagtaatgattataataaaacctccaacaataaAAATTTACAAACTAAACCTTGGGGTGAAGAAGGCAAAATTAAAACCAAATTTATTGAAACTTTACAAACTAAGTCCCAAGACAATATTTCGTCAACTAATATCGTTTCAAATAAAACAAAAGGTAATGAGTGGATCATCGATTGCGGTGCCACCGACACCATGATGTTTAATGAaaatgatatcattattaatacaaaACCAAACAAAAACAGGATTAAAACTACTAATGGCGGGATTATACAAGTCAAGGGCGGGAGAACTGTTGAAATGTCACCAACTTTAAAACTAAAAAATTGCCTCTACATTCCCGCTCTTTCTCATAAATTATTATCTGTGAGCCATGTAACAAAAGAACTTAATTGTACCGTTTTATTACACCCTACATTCTGCATTTTACAGGACATCAGAACGGGGGAGATAATTGGGTGTGGTACTGAACGAGATGGTTTGTACTATGTGGATGAGGTCACTCAAGATGGTAGTATCATGCTAGCTCACGGGACTCCCGATAGACAAGCCGGGTTGTGGCATAGACGTCTTGGCCATCTGTCTGCCGGTTATTTACACATTTTATTTCCTAGTTTGTTTTCTTCCAATAAAAGCATTGAATGTGAAACCTGCATTTTGGCTAAAAGCCATCAAAACTCGTTTAAAACTAGTAATACAAGAACCGAATGTCCTTTTGCTTTAATTCATTCCCATGTATGGGGACCCGCAAGGGTTAATGGGGGACATAATTTTCGATATTTCTTATTATTTATTGATGATTGCACTCGTATGACTTGGACATATTTTTTAACCAACAAATCCGAAGTATTTGATAAATTTACTACTTTCTCAAACATGATTCAAACACAATTCCAAAGCAAAATACAAGTTTTAAGATCCGATAATGGTGGTGAATTTTTCAACACTCAAATGAAACTTTTATGTGAAGAAAAAGGTATTATCCATCAAGCCACATGTCCCCACACACCTCAACAAAAAGGGGTAGCCGAAAGGAAAAATCGTATTTTGTTAGAAATAAAACCGTGCTCTAATGATTGA
- the LOC139849609 gene encoding secreted RxLR effector protein 161-like: MLVGKLIYLAHTRPDIAHSVGVVSQFMHQPQQHHMDAVWRIIRYLKGTTWDGVLFQKNNHLKTQIFTDASYGGEKGDKKSTSGYFALVGGNLVTWKSKKQKVVARSSAEAEFRGITCGVTEALWIKKLLTEIGFPPSSSIKIMCDNEAAIAIS, translated from the coding sequence ATGCTCGTGGGAAAACTTATCTACCTAGCTCATACTCGTCCTGATATAGCACATTCTGTTGGAGTTGtaagtcaattcatgcatcaaccccAACAACATCATATGGATGCAGTATGGAGGATTATCAGGTATCTCAAAGGCACAACATGGGATGGGGTCTTGTTCCAGAAAAACAATCACTTAAAAACACAAATATTCACTGATGCGAGTTATGGAGGAGAGAAGGGTGATAAGAAATCAACATCTGGATACTTTGCACTTGTTGGAGGAAACTTGGTCACttggaaaagcaagaaacaaaaggttgtcgcTCGATCAAGTGCTGAAGCTGAATTTCGAGGAATTACTTGTGGTGTAACCGAGGCTCTATGGATCAAGAAACTTTTAACAGAGATCGGCTTCCCTCCAAGTAGTTCCATAAAAATCATGTGTGATAATGAGGCAGCAATCGCAATATCATAA